CTGGTCGGCCGCGGCCCCCGTGAAGGACAGCTTGTCGGCCATCAGCGCGTCCAGCTCGGCGCGGTCCAGCGGGATGCGCCCGTCGGCCGCGAGCTTGTCCAGCAGCTCGTTGCGCTCGACGCCCTGCTCGCGCATGGCCAGCGCGGCCGCGACGGCGTTCTCCTTGATGGCCTCGTGGGCCACCTCGCGGCCCACACCGGCCCGCACGGACGCCATGAGCACCTTGGTGGTCGCCAGGAACGGCAGGTACCGGTCCAGCTCCCGCGCGACGACCGCGGGGAACGCGCCGAACTCGTCCAGCACGGTGAGGAACGTCTCCAGCAGCCCGTCGAACGCGAAGAACGCGTCGGGCAGCGCGACCCGGCGCACCACGGAGCAGGACACGTCGCCCTCGTTCCACTGGTCGCCCGCCAGCTCCCCGGCCATCGACGCGTAGCCGCGCAGGATGACCATGAGCCCGTTGACGCGCTCGCAGGAGCGGGTGTTCATCTTGTGCGGCATAGCGGACGAGCCGACCTGGCCCGGCTTGAAGCCCTCGGTGACCAGCTCGTGGCCCGCCATCAGACGGATCGTCTTCGCCAGCGACGACGGGGCGCCAGCCAGCTGCACCAGCGTCGTCACGACCTCGTAGTCCAGGGAGCGCGGGTAGACCTGGCCGACGGACGTGAAGGCGTGGGCGAAGCCGAGGTGCGAGGCGATCCGCTGCTCCAGCTCGGCGAGCTTCGACGCGTCACCGCCCAGCAGGTCCAGCATGTCCTGCGCGGTGCCGACGGGGCCCTTGATGCCGCGCAGCGGGTAGCGGCCCAGCAACTCCTCCAGGCGCGCGTACGCGACGAGCAGCTCGTCCGCGGCGGTCGCGAAGCGCTTGCCGAGCGTCGTGGCCTGCGCGGCCACGTTGTGCGACCGGCCCGCCATGACCAGCTCGCCGTACTCGGCGGACAGCTTCCCGAGCCGGGCCAGCACGGCGACGGTGCGGTCCCGCATCAGCTCCAGGGAGAGCCGGATCTGGAGCTGCTCGACGTTCTCCGTCAGGTCGCGGGACGTCATGCCCTTGTGGACCTGCTCGTGACCGGCGAGGGCGTTGAACTCCTCGATCCGGGCCTTCACGTCGTGCCGCGTGATCTTCTCACGCTCGGCGATCGACCCCAGGTCGACCTGGTCGAGGACACGCTCGTAATCGGCGAGGGCGGCGTCCGGCACCTCGATCCCGAGGTCCTTCTGGGCGCGCAGCACGGCGAGCCACAGGCGGCGCTCCAGCTTCACCTTCTGCTCGGGGGACCAGAGGACGGCGAGTTCGGCGGAGGCGTAGCGGCCGGCGAGGACATTGGGGATGCGAGGCTTTGCAGTCACGTGTACGGATTCTACTGGCGATTCGTGCAGGCCAGCCCGCCGCCCCGGCTTGTGGCTTGCTACGAGACGTACGCCACGGTGAGGGCGGCCCCGCCGGGAGCGGCGTACGGGAGGCTACGCCGACGGGCCGTCGAACGGCAGCAGGTCGGGACGCTTCGCCGGGCGCCCGTCGCCGGACGAGCGGCCCGTGAGACGGCGCCCGATCCACGGGCCCAGGTGCTGCCGGGCGAACCGCAGGTCGCTCAGCCGCCGCTCCACCCACGGACCCCGCACCTCCGGAGGCAGGGGCGCCCGCCAGTCCTCCTGCGCCTCCAGCCCCAGCGCCTGCCACACCGCCTCGGTCACCCGCCGGTGCCCCTCGGCCGTGAGGTGCAGCCGGTCCACGTCCCACAGGCGCGGGTCGCCCAGCACATGCGCCCCGTACAGGTCCACGACCACCGCGTCATGGCGCGCGGCCAGGCCGTCGATGTGCGCGAACAGCTCCTCCATGCGCGGCCGGAAGCGCTCCATCACCGGGCCGCGGCGGCCGGGGCTGCGCATCAGCACGAGCCGCTTGCACGCCGGCGCGAGCCGCTCGACGGCCTCGTCCAGCCGGGCCCGCACCCGGCCCATGTCGCACTTGGGGCGCAGCGTGTCGTTGAGCCCGCCGACCAGCGTCACCACGTCGGCGCCCATCTCGGCCGCCCGCCCCACCTGCTCGTCCACGATCTGGCCGATGAGCTTGCCGCGCACCGCCAGGTTGGCGTACCGGAAGCCCGGCGTCAGGGCGGCGAGGCGGCCCGCCAGCAGGTCGGCCCAGCCCCGGTAGGAACCGTCGGGCAGCAGGTCCGACATGCCCTCGGTGAAGCTGTCGCCCACCGCGACGAAACTCGTGTACGTGGCATTCATCTCCATGGCGGAGTGATCGTACCGCGCGGTCGGGATGCGCCCGGCTGTTCGACTAAGGTCGCCGGAGGCCGGGCCCGGAAGACGCCCGGAGACCATGATCGGGGGAGAGACGGGAGAGCCATGACCGAGGCACTGGAACGGACGCTCGCCGACGCGCTGGCCCATCTGCTGACCGCCGTCGACACCTGCGACGACGAGGTGCTCGACCCGGACGAGGCCGTCAGATGGGCGGAGCACACGGCGCACCTCCTCGACCGGCTCACCGCAGCCGACCGGCGCCGCCTCGCCGACCTGTTCCGCGACACCGCCCGCCGCGAGCCGGAGGGCCCCTGGCGGGACGCGCTGCGGCAGCTGCCGGGAAGCCTCGGCCTGGACGAGGACGCGCACAGCGGGTACTGCGACGCCGTGGCCGACCACACGGCCCGGCTCGTCGCGGCGGTGCGGGACGCCGACCCGGCGACGCCCGTCTCCACCTGCCCCGGCTGGACGCTCGCCGACCTCGTACGGCACCTGGGCGAGGTGTACCGCTGGATGGACCACCTCGTCTCCACCCGCGCCACCGCGCGCGTCGAGCCCGAGGACGTTCCGCTCGACCTGCCTGGCGACCCGGGCGCGTACCCGGCTTGGCTGGCCCGGTCGGCGGACGCGGCGCTGCGCACCCTGCGCGCCGCCCACCCGGACACGCCGATGTGGTCGTACGGCGCCGATCCCCACGCCCGGTTCTACGCGCGGCGCCTGTGCTTCGAAACGGCCGTCCACCTCGCCGACGCCGAGCTGGCGCTGGGCGCCGAGCCGCGGGTGGAGCAGGGGACGGCCGCCGACGGCATCGAGGAGTTCCTGGACAACCTGCCGTATTACGCCTGGGTGGCCGAGCCGATAGCCCAGCTGGGCCGCGACGGGGCGGCCCTGCGCCTGCGCGCCGCCGACACGGGAGCGGTGTGGACCCTGACCCTCGGCGACGGCGGTTTCGGCTGGAGCGCGTCCGGCACCGGCCCGGCCGCCGTCACGGTCGAGGCCGGATGCGGCGAACTGCTGCTCCTGCTGTATGGCCGGTACGGCACCGAGGACAGCCGGTTCACCGTCACCGGTGACCGCGCGCTCCTTGACGCCTGGCTGGCCGCGACCCGCTTCTGACCGGAGCCCGTCAGCAGGCGTCGCCGGCTGCCACGGCCCGGCGTCACCACGTCCTTACGGCACGCTTGGCGCGGCCGTAAGGCGGCCTGGTCACACGGCCAGTGACCGTACGGGCAGCACCCGAACGCGCCCGTACCGGCGCGCCGGGCGCCCGCCCGGGTGCCGATCAGGCAGGCGCCCGGGCGGGCGGGGGTCACACCGCCGGGCCGCCCACCAGTTCGCGGAGGACGTCCTCCATGGTGACCAGTCCGGCCAGTCGGCCGTCCTCGTCCAGGACGGCGGCCAGGTGCGTACGGCTGCGGCGCATCGCGGTCAGCACGTCGTCCAGCGGCGTCGCGGCCCGCACGCGGGCGATCGGGCGCATCGCCGACACGGGGAACGGCTCGTCGCGCGGTATGAAGTCCAGGGCGTCCTTGACGTGCAGGTAGCCCAGGATGCGGCGGGACGGGTCGACCACCGGGAAGCGGGAGAACCCCGACCGTGCGGCGAGCCGCTCCACCTCGTCCGGGGTGGTGCCGACCTGCACGTACACGACCCGCTCCAGTGGCATGACCACATCGCGCACCGGGCGGCGGCCCAGTTCCAGAGCGTCGTGCAGCCGCTCGGCGGCACGGTCGTCGAGCAGGCCCGCGTCCCCGGCGTCGGTGACCATCCGCGCCAGCTCGTCGTCCGAGAACGTCGCGGCGACCTCGTCCTTCGTCTCCACCCGCAGCAGCTTCAGCAGGGTGTTGGCGAACGCGTTGATGGTGAAGATCACCGGCCGCAGCGCCCGCGCCAGCGCCACCAGCGGCGGGCCGAGCAGCAGCGCCGTGCGGACGGGCTCCGCGAGGGCGATGTTCTTCGGCACCATCTCGCCCAGCAGCATGTGCAGGTACGTGGCCGCCGCCAGGGCGATCACGAACGAGATCGGGTGGACCAGGCCGTGCGGGACGCCTGCCGCCTCGAACAGCGGCTCCAGCAGATGGGCGATGGCCGGTTCCGCGACGATGCCGAGGACCAGGGTCGCCAGGGTGATGCCGAGCTGCGCGGCGGCGAGCAGCGCGGACACGTGCTCCAGCCCCCACAGAACGCTGCGCGCCCTGCGGTTACCGGCCTCCGCCTGGGGCTCGATCTGGCTGCGGCGCACGGAGATCAGGGCGAACTCCGCGCCGACGAAGAAGGCGTTCAGGACCAGTGTCAGGAAGCCGATCAGCAACTGGACGGCGATCATCGGCCGGCCCCTTCACCAGAAGAACCAGAAGAGCGAGAAGAACCAGAGGTGCCCGAAGCCCTGGAAGACCCCGAAGGCCAGGAAGCCCCAGAGGTACGCGAAGACCCGGAGGCCCCGGACGTCCCCGAAGCGCGGGAAGCGCTTGAAGCGCCGGGTGCCCGCGCACCTCCATGAGCGCCGAAGCCGCCGGAACCACCGGCAGCGCCCGCCTCCCCGGAATCCGCTTCCGCCTCCGCGCCGGCGGCGGGCGCGTGCAGCATGACGCGTGCCGCCCGCCGCCCCGAGGCGTCCACCACGTCCAGGCGCCAGCCGGCCACCTCGACGGTGTCGCCGACCTCCGGGATGCGGCCCAGCTCCGTCGCGACGAGCCCGGCGAGCGTCTCGTACGGGCCGTCCGGGACGTGCAGCCCGATCGGCCGCAGCTGGTCCGTACGGGCGGCCCCGTCGGCGGACCACAGGCTGCGCCCGTCGGCGTCCTCGCCCGCCCGCGCCAGGTCGGGCGTCTCGTGCGGGTCGTGCTCGTCCCGCACCTCGCCGACGACCTCCTCGACGATGTCCTCCATCGTCACGACCCCGGCCGTGCCGCCGTACTCGTCGATGACGACGGCCATGGTGGCCTTGCCGTACATCCGGTCCAGCAGCCGGTCCACGGTGAGGCTCTCGGGCACGAGCACCGGCTCGCGCAGCAGCTCGACCACCGGGGTGCGGTGGCGCCGCTCGGCGGGTACGGCCAGCACGTCCTTGATGTGCGCGGTGCCGATGACCGTGTCCAGATTCCCCCGGTACACCGGGAAGCGGGACAGGCCGGTCGCCCGTGTCGCGTTGGCGACGTCCTCCGCGGTGGCCTGCGCCTCCAGGGCGGTGACCTGGACGCGCGGGGTCATCACGTTCTCGGCGGTCAGCTCGGCCAGGTTGAGCGTACGGACGAACAGCTCGGCCGTGTCCGGCTCCAGCGCGCCCTCCTTCGCGGAGTGGCGCGCCAGGGCCACCAGCTCCTGCGGGCTGCGCGCGGACGCCAGCTCGTCGGCCGGCTCCATGCCGAGGCGGCGCACCATGTGGTTGGCGGTGTTGTTGAGGTGGCTGATCAGCGGCTTGAAGGCGGCGCTGAAGATCCGCTGCGGGGTCGCGACGACCTTCGCCACCGCGAGCGGCGACGAGATGGCCCAGTTCTTGGGCACGAGCTCGCCGACGACCATCAGGACCACCGTCGAGAGCGCGGTGCCGATCACCAGGGCCACCGACGAGGCGACCGACGGGGACATGCCGAGCCCGCGCATCGGGCTGCTGATGAGCTTCGCCACGGAGGGCTCGGCGAGCATGCCGACGATCAGGTTGGTCACCGTGATGCCGAGCTGGGCGCCGGACAGCTGGAACGTCAGCGACCGTACGGCCTTCAGGGCGCCGGCGGCGCCGCGCTCGCCGCGCTCCACCGCCCGTTCGAGAGCGCTGCGCTCGATCGTGGTCAGGGAGAACTCGGCCGCGACGAACGCGCCGCACGCCAGGGCGAGCAGCAGCGCCACGAGGAGCAGCAGCACTTCCGTCATCGGTTCACCTCCGTCCCATGATCGGTCAGAGGCAGGATGATCGCGCGATATCGATGGCGGGTCGTACTACTGGGAGGCTCGCCCATGGGCGGACGCTCACACACCTTTCTTTAGACAGGGCCGAACTCGTTCATCCATGGTAAAGGATCAGCAAAACGGCGCCGAGTGTCCGTCCTGCTCAGTCCGTGAGCGGCTTGACCCAGCGGCTCCACTGCGGCTGCGGGGCGTACCCGGCCGCCCGCCAGGCGTGGTGCGCGGGCGCGTTGCGGTCCAGCACCATGGCGTCGGCGCGCCGTCCGCCCAGCCGGGCGAACCGCTCCTCCGCCGCCGTGAGAAGCGCCGTGCCCACGCCCCGTCGGCGCCGCTCAGGACAGACGGCCAGCCGGTACAGATGGCAGCGCCACCCGTCGAACCCGGCGATCACCGTGCCCGCGAGCTCCCCGTCGCCGTACTCGGCCAGCAGCAGCGCCCCGGGATCGCGGGCGACCAGCCGTTCGACGCCGTCGCGGTCGTCGCTGATGCTCGTGCCCTCGGCGGCCACCTTCCAGAACGCCAGGACGGCGTCCACGTCGGAGGGTCCGGCGGCACGTATTCGAAGATCTTCCATGGGAGGCATCCCACCATTGCGCGCGGGACGGCGTCGATCGGTTTCGGCCACTTCCTTCCGCGCCCCTTGCTGGTGCTAGCAAGATGACGCTAGCTTGGTGGGGTGGCGAAGACTCAGCTGAACGTACGGGTGGACGAGGCGACCGCCGAGGCCGCCCGGCGCAGGGCGCGGCAACGGGGGGTCAGCGTGAACCGGTACATCGAGGAGCTCGTCCAGCGCGACGTCGGCGAAGCGGGCCGCACGTTCGTGGACGCGGCCGCCGACTTCATGAAGCAGTACGAGTCGGTCTTCGCCGACGAGTTCCGCGGCGACCCCGCGCTCGGCCCCGGGCCCCGTCCGGAGGGTGGTCGGTGAGGGCGTCCGTACGCGCATGAACCTCTCCATCGACCTCGCCTGGCTCCTCATGGTCGCCGAGCAGAAGGCACCCAACGACCCACAGGTCGTCGACTGGGGCGCGCTCGTCGCCGCGGTCAGCCGCCACGACGCCGAGATATTCGGCATCACCGTCTACGACGACCCGCACACCCGCGCGGCCGCCCTGCTGCAAGTGCTGATGCACATACCGGCGCTGGAGCACTCGAACGCGCTGTTCGCGTCGGCCGTCGCGTACGGGTACCTCGTCGCGTGCGGGCTGCGCGTCACGGCCTCGCCGGAGCGGGTCAGGGAACTGGCGCGCCTGGTCAAGGCCGGTGCCGCCGACGTCCGCGACATCGCCGACGAACTGGAACGCTGGACGCTCTGACGCGGGCGCGGACGAGCCGGTACGGGCAGACGCACCCGCACGGCGACGTCAGGCGCCCGCGCTCCCGGTGAGTACCCTGGTGCCGCGCGCTGAGTACCCCGGCGGATGCTCCGCCTCCGGCCGCGCGGGTTTGCTGGGCCCATGACCAGCGCACCGACCCGCCGCCGCATCGAACCGCAGCAGATCGCCACGTTCGGTACGGCGATCGCCGGGGCCCTGCTGCCCCTCGCCCTCGGCGTCCTGTTCGCCAAGGCGATGGCCGCCGACCCTATGACCCCGGTCAACGCCCTCATCACCAACGGCGGCCGCGCCCGGCTCTCCCCGGCCGAACTGCGCGGTTGCGGGCGCGGCGGTCTCAGGCGATGCCGGACGCGGGTCGCCGCGCGACGCCCACGACGGCGGGCGACGACGGAAGCGGTACACCCCGCTCCGGAAGCCGCAGCCGTCGGCAGGTGACGATCTCGAACCCGGCCGCCTCCATCTCGGCGAGCGGGTCACGCGCCGTGTGGCAGCCACCGAACAGCCGCGGCCACACGGTGGCGTCCAGACCCCGCTGCACCGCCGCCGGCACCCGCCCCCGCGCCCGGCCGTGCTCCAGGAACCGCAGCTCGCCGCCCGGCTTGAGGACCCGCCGCAACTCCGCCAGCGACCGCCGCACGTCCCGGACGCTGCACAGCACCAGCGACGCGACGGCGCCGTCGAACGCCTCGCTCTTGACCGGCAGCGCCTCCGCGGTCCCCGGCACCACGTCCACGGGCACCCCGGCGCGCAGGCCCTCCTCCACGGCGAGCCGCCGCAGCACCCGTTCGGGCTCGATCGCGACGACCTCCGAGACGGCCGCCGGGTAGTACGCGAAGTTCAGGCCGTTGCCCGCGCCCACCTCGACGACCCGCCCGGACAGCCCGTCCAGCAGCTCGCGCCGCAGCTCCCCGACCCCGCCCTTCGCGTCGGCCAGCACGCTCACGCGCGCGTAGAACCGGGCGAACAGCGGATGGTGCACGGCGTCCCTGCCGGCCTTCGTCCTCTGCTCCGTCATCGCGGACCTCCTCAGACAGCGTGACCGACAGCCCCGACAGCCCCGACAGCCCCGGCGGCTCCGACAGCCCCGGCGGCTCCGACGTGCCGAAGGCATCCGGCACCGTCGGGCAGCGTCCGGCAGATCGGGCGGACAGGGGCATTGTGCCCCCGCGCGCACCCGTCGGGAGCCCGTCAGCCCGCCACGAAGCAGAACTCGTTGCCCTCCGGGTCGCGCATCACCTGGAAGCTGCCCTGCTCGTCCCGCACGATCCCGCCGACCCGTACGGCCCCGAGGGCCACCGCCGCGTCGGCGGCCCTCGCCACGTCCCCGCCCTCCAGGTCCAGGTGCAGCCGGTTCTTCGCCGACTTGCCCTCCGGAACCCGCTGGAACGCCACCCGTACGAACCCCGGCGGCTCGACGTACGACCAGCCCGGTTCCCGGTCCACCGGCTCGCCGCCCAGGAGCGCGGCCCAGAACCGCACCAGGGCGGCAGGGTCCGCGCAGTCGAACACGACCTCGCTGACAGTCACTCGCATACCCGCCAGCGTAGGCGGCGGGCGCCCCGGTCCCGAGGACCAAGACGCCCGCCGCACACATGTCCACAAAACCACCACCAGCGGACGGCCGCTCCGCACCGCCCACCAGCAGAGGGGCGAAACGAGCGGCTCAGGCCCCCGCCGCCCGGGCGAACGCCGCCGCGTCCCACGTCCCGCCCAGCTCGGGCGCCAGCCACGCGGGCGCAGCCGCCCGGAACGCCTCGGGCGACAGCCCGCCCGCGCCCTCC
This genomic window from Streptomyces thermolilacinus SPC6 contains:
- a CDS encoding hemolysin family protein, with protein sequence MTEVLLLLVALLLALACGAFVAAEFSLTTIERSALERAVERGERGAAGALKAVRSLTFQLSGAQLGITVTNLIVGMLAEPSVAKLISSPMRGLGMSPSVASSVALVIGTALSTVVLMVVGELVPKNWAISSPLAVAKVVATPQRIFSAAFKPLISHLNNTANHMVRRLGMEPADELASARSPQELVALARHSAKEGALEPDTAELFVRTLNLAELTAENVMTPRVQVTALEAQATAEDVANATRATGLSRFPVYRGNLDTVIGTAHIKDVLAVPAERRHRTPVVELLREPVLVPESLTVDRLLDRMYGKATMAVVIDEYGGTAGVVTMEDIVEEVVGEVRDEHDPHETPDLARAGEDADGRSLWSADGAARTDQLRPIGLHVPDGPYETLAGLVATELGRIPEVGDTVEVAGWRLDVVDASGRRAARVMLHAPAAGAEAEADSGEAGAAGGSGGFGAHGGARAPGASSASRASGTSGASGSSRTSGASWPSGSSRASGTSGSSRSSGSSGEGAGR
- the purB gene encoding adenylosuccinate lyase, whose translation is MTAKPRIPNVLAGRYASAELAVLWSPEQKVKLERRLWLAVLRAQKDLGIEVPDAALADYERVLDQVDLGSIAEREKITRHDVKARIEEFNALAGHEQVHKGMTSRDLTENVEQLQIRLSLELMRDRTVAVLARLGKLSAEYGELVMAGRSHNVAAQATTLGKRFATAADELLVAYARLEELLGRYPLRGIKGPVGTAQDMLDLLGGDASKLAELEQRIASHLGFAHAFTSVGQVYPRSLDYEVVTTLVQLAGAPSSLAKTIRLMAGHELVTEGFKPGQVGSSAMPHKMNTRSCERVNGLMVILRGYASMAGELAGDQWNEGDVSCSVVRRVALPDAFFAFDGLLETFLTVLDEFGAFPAVVARELDRYLPFLATTKVLMASVRAGVGREVAHEAIKENAVAAALAMREQGVERNELLDKLAADGRIPLDRAELDALMADKLSFTGAAADQVGAVVARIEEIVKQHPEAAAYAPGAIL
- a CDS encoding VOC family protein, encoding MRVTVSEVVFDCADPAALVRFWAALLGGEPVDREPGWSYVEPPGFVRVAFQRVPEGKSAKNRLHLDLEGGDVARAADAAVALGAVRVGGIVRDEQGSFQVMRDPEGNEFCFVAG
- a CDS encoding SGNH/GDSL hydrolase family protein, with translation MEMNATYTSFVAVGDSFTEGMSDLLPDGSYRGWADLLAGRLAALTPGFRYANLAVRGKLIGQIVDEQVGRAAEMGADVVTLVGGLNDTLRPKCDMGRVRARLDEAVERLAPACKRLVLMRSPGRRGPVMERFRPRMEELFAHIDGLAARHDAVVVDLYGAHVLGDPRLWDVDRLHLTAEGHRRVTEAVWQALGLEAQEDWRAPLPPEVRGPWVERRLSDLRFARQHLGPWIGRRLTGRSSGDGRPAKRPDLLPFDGPSA
- a CDS encoding hemolysin family protein; this encodes MIAVQLLIGFLTLVLNAFFVGAEFALISVRRSQIEPQAEAGNRRARSVLWGLEHVSALLAAAQLGITLATLVLGIVAEPAIAHLLEPLFEAAGVPHGLVHPISFVIALAAATYLHMLLGEMVPKNIALAEPVRTALLLGPPLVALARALRPVIFTINAFANTLLKLLRVETKDEVAATFSDDELARMVTDAGDAGLLDDRAAERLHDALELGRRPVRDVVMPLERVVYVQVGTTPDEVERLAARSGFSRFPVVDPSRRILGYLHVKDALDFIPRDEPFPVSAMRPIARVRAATPLDDVLTAMRRSRTHLAAVLDEDGRLAGLVTMEDVLRELVGGPAV
- a CDS encoding class I SAM-dependent methyltransferase, which gives rise to MTEQRTKAGRDAVHHPLFARFYARVSVLADAKGGVGELRRELLDGLSGRVVEVGAGNGLNFAYYPAAVSEVVAIEPERVLRRLAVEEGLRAGVPVDVVPGTAEALPVKSEAFDGAVASLVLCSVRDVRRSLAELRRVLKPGGELRFLEHGRARGRVPAAVQRGLDATVWPRLFGGCHTARDPLAEMEAAGFEIVTCRRLRLPERGVPLPSSPAVVGVARRPASGIA
- a CDS encoding maleylpyruvate isomerase family mycothiol-dependent enzyme, encoding MTEALERTLADALAHLLTAVDTCDDEVLDPDEAVRWAEHTAHLLDRLTAADRRRLADLFRDTARREPEGPWRDALRQLPGSLGLDEDAHSGYCDAVADHTARLVAAVRDADPATPVSTCPGWTLADLVRHLGEVYRWMDHLVSTRATARVEPEDVPLDLPGDPGAYPAWLARSADAALRTLRAAHPDTPMWSYGADPHARFYARRLCFETAVHLADAELALGAEPRVEQGTAADGIEEFLDNLPYYAWVAEPIAQLGRDGAALRLRAADTGAVWTLTLGDGGFGWSASGTGPAAVTVEAGCGELLLLLYGRYGTEDSRFTVTGDRALLDAWLAATRF
- a CDS encoding GNAT family N-acetyltransferase; this encodes MEDLRIRAAGPSDVDAVLAFWKVAAEGTSISDDRDGVERLVARDPGALLLAEYGDGELAGTVIAGFDGWRCHLYRLAVCPERRRRGVGTALLTAAEERFARLGGRRADAMVLDRNAPAHHAWRAAGYAPQPQWSRWVKPLTD